The DNA window TTTCGCAAAGGACGACCCGATCGTTGCCGTGAGCGAGGATGTACTCCGCCGACATCAGGAGCTCCTCGATCGTCGCCATGAAGCCGCGCTTGAGCAGGACCGGCTTGTCCGTCCGCCCGACGGCCTTCAGAAGCTCGGTGTTGTACATGTTCCGGGCGCCGATCTGCAGCATGTCGGCATAGGAGGCCACCAGGTCCAGGGTCGAGGTGTCGAGGACTTCGGTCACCGTTGCGAGGCCGTGCCGGCGCGCGGCACGACGCAGCATTTCCAGCCCTTCCTCTCGCAGTCCCTGGAAGGCATAGGGACTCGTGCGCGGCTTGAAGGCGCCGGCCCGCAGGATCTTCGCGCCCGGCAGAGAGGCGACGAATGCGGCAATCTCTTCCATCTGCTCCGGTGTCTCCGCCGAGCAGGGGCCGGCGAACAGGACGCTCGTCCCCGCCCCGATGGCCACATCGCCCACCTTGATGCCTCCCGGGGGCAGCAGGTCGCGCCGTCTGACCCGCAGCGAGCGACGGCGCTCGGAGTCCTGCAAGTCCAGGGAGGCGCGGAAGATCGCCTTGAAGATCTCCTTCACCTCCTCGGGACCGAACGGGCCGGTCGTCCGGGCGGTAAGCGTCTGGAGCATCTCGAGTTCCCGTTGAGGATCGTAGCCGTCCAGGCCGCGCGCCCGCTTGATCTGCGCGATCTCCAGGACGAGATCAGCGCGCCCCTGGATCAGGGTCAGGATTCTTTCGTTGATCTGATCCACCTCCTGCCGGAGCAGGCCGAGCCGATCGTCGCTCATGATGGTCTCCGCGGCGCCTTGCCGAGCGCGGAGGTTAGCGCGCGTGCCTTAACGGCGGCTTAACGGCAGTTGAACGCCTCCCTCCGGGAATGTGGTTTATCATGGCCGCCTCGAACCTCGGAGAACCTGATGCGCGTCCTGATCGTGGAAGATCATGGCGAAACCCGGCAGCTGCTGGCGCGGGTGCTGCGCGAAGCCGGCCATACCGTCGACACGGCCACCGATCTCTCCGCGGCGCGGCGCCTGCTGGCCGGCAAGTCGCACGAAGCGCTGGTGCTGGATTGGATGCTTCCCGACGGCTCCGGAGTGGATTTCTGCCGGGAGCTGAGGGCGGCGCGCGAGACCATCCCCATCCTCATCCTTACGGCCCGCGGAGAGGTGGAGGATCGGGTGGCGGGATTGAATGCCGGTGCCGACGACTACCTGCGCAAGCCCTTTGCCGTCGCCGAATTGCTGGCCCGGGTGCGCGCCCTGACCCGGCGGGGGCCGCGCTTCCTGGAGCCGGTGGTCTGCCTGGGTGATGCCGAAGTGCGGCTGGCCGAGCGCTGCGTGCGGACCGGGGGA is part of the Candidatus Polarisedimenticolia bacterium genome and encodes:
- a CDS encoding bifunctional 3-deoxy-7-phosphoheptulonate synthase/chorismate mutase, yielding MSDDRLGLLRQEVDQINERILTLIQGRADLVLEIAQIKRARGLDGYDPQRELEMLQTLTARTTGPFGPEEVKEIFKAIFRASLDLQDSERRRSLRVRRRDLLPPGGIKVGDVAIGAGTSVLFAGPCSAETPEQMEEIAAFVASLPGAKILRAGAFKPRTSPYAFQGLREEGLEMLRRAARRHGLATVTEVLDTSTLDLVASYADMLQIGARNMYNTELLKAVGRTDKPVLLKRGFMATIEELLMSAEYILAHGNDRVVLCERGVRTFETATRNTLDISAIALLKKETALPVIVDVSHALGRRDIVIPCARAALAAGADGLMIEVHPHPEQALSDGFQQLDPAACLELLEGLGWAVPANAPSAARGATSRRTP
- a CDS encoding response regulator transcription factor: MRVLIVEDHGETRQLLARVLREAGHTVDTATDLSAARRLLAGKSHEALVLDWMLPDGSGVDFCRELRAARETIPILILTARGEVEDRVAGLNAGADDYLRKPFAVAELLARVRALTRRGPRFLEPVVCLGDAEVRLAERCVRTGGRNVPLTAREFSILEVLLRNRGRPVSRSTILLSVWGEEDENAGASLEVLIARLRRKLAPQGGEGPIHTHRGFGYAIGEET